A single region of the Insulibacter thermoxylanivorax genome encodes:
- the rplC gene encoding 50S ribosomal protein L3: MTKGILGRKLGMTQMFSPEGLVYPVTVIEAGPCVVLQKKNIENDGYEAIQIGFDDKKEKNATKPELGHAKKANAPVKRFVREIRGANPEEYELGQELKADIFAEGEYVDVTATSKGKGFAGVIKRHGQARGPMSHGSKYHRGIGSMAVIRTANRIPKGKKMPGRMGSETVTIQNLEIVKVDAERNIIVVKGSIPGPKNGYVKIKSAVKKKQQA, encoded by the coding sequence ATGACGAAGGGAATCTTAGGCAGAAAACTGGGCATGACTCAGATGTTCAGTCCTGAGGGCTTGGTTTACCCGGTAACGGTAATCGAAGCCGGCCCATGTGTTGTTCTGCAGAAGAAGAATATCGAGAACGATGGATATGAAGCGATCCAGATCGGCTTTGATGATAAGAAAGAAAAGAATGCAACAAAACCTGAACTTGGTCATGCGAAGAAGGCGAACGCTCCGGTGAAACGTTTTGTTCGCGAGATTCGCGGTGCGAATCCGGAAGAGTATGAGCTCGGTCAAGAGCTGAAAGCTGACATCTTCGCTGAAGGTGAGTATGTTGACGTAACAGCGACCTCCAAGGGTAAAGGTTTCGCTGGTGTCATCAAGCGCCACGGGCAAGCTCGAGGTCCGATGTCCCATGGTTCGAAGTATCACCGCGGGATCGGTTCCATGGCCGTGATTCGTACGGCTAACCGCATTCCTAAGGGCAAGAAGATGCCTGGCCGCATGGGGAGCGAGACGGTTACGATACAGAATCTGGAGATCGTAAAAGTCGATGCTGAGCGCAATATCATCGTCGTGAAGGGTTCCATCCCTGGGCCGAAGAACGGCTATGTCAAAATCAAATCCGCAGTGAAGAAGAAACAACAGGCTTAA
- the rpsJ gene encoding 30S ribosomal protein S10 → MAKQKIRIRLKAYDHRILDQSAEKIVETAKRSGAGVSGPIPLPTEKQVITILRAVHKYKDSREQFEMRTHKRLIDIVNPTPQTVDALMRLDLPSGVDIEIKL, encoded by the coding sequence ATGGCAAAGCAAAAAATTCGCATTCGTTTAAAAGCGTATGATCACAGAATCCTCGATCAATCCGCGGAGAAAATCGTGGAGACAGCCAAGCGTTCTGGTGCAGGAGTGTCGGGGCCGATTCCGCTTCCAACGGAGAAGCAAGTCATCACGATCCTGCGCGCTGTCCATAAGTATAAGGATTCTCGTGAGCAGTTCGAGATGCGCACGCACAAACGCTTGATCGATATTGTGAATCCGACGCCGCAGACGGTTGATGCGCTGATGCGTCTTGATCTGCCGTCCGGTGTGGACATCGAAATCAAACTGTAA
- the tuf gene encoding elongation factor Tu — MAKAKFERTKPHVNIGTIGHVDHGKTTLTAAITTVLSKRYGGGQAFAYDQIDKAPEERERGITISTSHVEYETPNRHYAHVDCPGHADYVKNMITGAAQMDGAILVVSAADGPMPQTREHILLSRQVGVPYIVVFLNKCDMVEDEELLELVEMEVRDLLNEYEFPGDDTPIIRGSALKALENPDSEWGDKIVELFEQIDNYIPTPEREIDKPFLMPVEDVFTITGRGTVATGRVERGTVKVGDEVEIVGLQEETRKTVVTGVEMFRKLLDQAQAGDNIGALLRGVERSDIERGQVLVKPGSIKSHTAFTASVYVLTKEEGGRHKPFFSGYRPQFYFRTTDVTGVINLPEGTEMVMPGDNVTVTVELIAPIAIEEGTRFAIREGGRTVGAGAVTSIIK; from the coding sequence ATGGCAAAGGCAAAATTCGAACGTACTAAACCACACGTTAACATTGGTACAATTGGTCACGTTGACCACGGTAAAACCACGTTAACAGCTGCTATTACAACTGTACTGTCCAAACGCTATGGCGGCGGTCAAGCATTCGCTTATGACCAAATCGACAAGGCTCCGGAAGAGCGCGAGCGCGGAATCACGATCTCGACGTCCCACGTTGAGTACGAAACGCCTAACCGCCACTATGCACACGTTGACTGCCCAGGACACGCTGACTACGTTAAGAACATGATCACGGGTGCAGCTCAGATGGACGGTGCGATCCTGGTTGTATCTGCAGCAGACGGTCCAATGCCGCAAACTCGTGAGCATATCCTGCTGTCCCGCCAAGTAGGCGTTCCTTACATCGTCGTATTCCTGAACAAGTGCGACATGGTAGAGGACGAAGAGCTTCTTGAACTGGTAGAGATGGAAGTTCGCGATCTGCTGAACGAATACGAGTTCCCTGGCGACGATACGCCGATCATCCGCGGTTCCGCTCTGAAAGCTCTGGAAAATCCGGACAGCGAGTGGGGCGACAAGATCGTAGAACTGTTCGAGCAAATCGACAACTACATCCCAACGCCGGAGCGCGAGATCGACAAGCCGTTCCTGATGCCTGTTGAGGACGTGTTCACGATCACAGGCCGCGGTACAGTTGCTACTGGCCGTGTTGAGCGCGGTACGGTTAAAGTCGGCGACGAAGTTGAGATCGTCGGTCTGCAAGAAGAAACACGAAAGACCGTTGTTACGGGTGTAGAGATGTTCCGCAAGCTGCTCGACCAAGCACAAGCTGGTGACAATATCGGTGCCCTGCTTCGCGGAGTTGAGCGCAGCGACATCGAGCGCGGTCAAGTTCTGGTTAAGCCGGGCTCGATCAAATCCCATACAGCTTTCACAGCTTCGGTTTACGTTCTGACGAAGGAAGAAGGCGGACGCCATAAGCCTTTCTTCAGCGGCTATCGTCCTCAATTCTACTTCCGTACAACGGACGTAACAGGTGTCATCAACCTGCCGGAAGGCACGGAAATGGTTATGCCTGGCGACAACGTTACGGTTACAGTTGAACTGATCGCTCCGATCGCGATCGAAGAAGGTACTCGCTTCGCGATCCGTGAAGGCGGCCGTACAGTAGGCGCAGGCGCTGTTACTTCCATCATCAAGTAA
- the fusA gene encoding elongation factor G, with the protein MTRAFSLQNTRNIGIMAHIDAGKTTTTERILFYTGRTHKIGETHEGSATMDWMAQEQERGITITSAATTCQWKGHRINIIDTPGHVDFTVEVERSLRVLDGAVGVFCAKGGVEPQSETVWRQADRYNVPRIAYVNKMDIVGANFLGVVQQMRDRLQANAVPIQLPIGAESEFTGIIDLIENVAYIYKDDLGREFEKMDIPEDYKAQAEEMRAELIEKIAELDEDLTMKYLEGEEITVPELKAALRKGVINVEITPVLCGSSYRNKGVQLVLDAVIDYLPAPTDVANIRGTLPDGSEVERISADDQPFAALAFKIMTDPYVGKLTFFRVYSGVLHSGSYVLNSTKGKRERIGRILQMHANHREEITEVYAGDIAAAVGLKDTGTGDTLCDEKNPIILESMTFPDPVIDIAIEPKSKADQDKMGIALAKLAEEDPTFHARTDEETGQTIISGMGELHLEVIVDRMLREFKVDANVGKPQVAYRETFRKPARVEGKFIRQSGGRGQYGHVWIEFEPLEPGTGFVFESKIVGGVVPKEYFGPIQAGIEEAMQNGVLAGFPLVDIKATLVDGSYHDVDSSEMAFKIAGSMALKAAKDHCNPVLLEPIMKVEVTVPEEYMGDVMGDLNSRRGRIEGMDSRGGSQVIKAMVPLAEMFGYSTTLRSKTQGRGSYSMEISHYEEVPKNIAEEIIAKHQGA; encoded by the coding sequence ATGACTAGAGCGTTCTCCTTGCAGAATACGCGCAATATTGGAATTATGGCGCATATTGATGCGGGCAAGACGACGACCACAGAACGGATCTTGTTCTATACTGGCCGCACGCACAAGATCGGCGAAACCCATGAAGGTTCCGCTACCATGGACTGGATGGCACAAGAACAAGAACGCGGAATCACCATCACATCCGCTGCTACTACTTGTCAATGGAAAGGCCATCGTATCAACATCATCGATACCCCGGGACACGTTGACTTCACGGTAGAAGTTGAACGTTCCCTGCGCGTATTGGATGGTGCAGTAGGTGTCTTCTGTGCCAAGGGTGGGGTAGAACCGCAATCCGAGACGGTATGGCGCCAAGCTGACCGCTACAACGTACCGCGGATTGCTTATGTGAACAAAATGGATATCGTCGGCGCCAACTTCTTGGGTGTCGTACAACAGATGCGCGATCGTCTGCAAGCTAATGCCGTTCCGATTCAGCTGCCGATCGGCGCTGAGAGTGAATTCACTGGAATCATCGATCTGATCGAAAACGTCGCCTACATCTATAAAGATGATCTGGGCAGAGAGTTTGAGAAGATGGATATTCCTGAAGATTACAAAGCACAAGCAGAAGAAATGCGTGCTGAATTGATCGAGAAGATCGCAGAGCTTGACGAAGATCTCACGATGAAGTACCTTGAAGGTGAAGAGATCACTGTGCCTGAGCTGAAGGCCGCTCTTCGCAAAGGGGTCATCAACGTTGAGATCACGCCGGTTCTTTGCGGCTCTTCTTACCGGAATAAGGGTGTTCAGCTCGTACTGGATGCCGTTATCGATTACCTGCCGGCGCCAACAGACGTAGCGAACATCAGAGGTACACTGCCTGACGGTTCTGAGGTTGAGCGGATCTCCGCCGACGATCAACCGTTTGCAGCACTAGCCTTCAAGATCATGACAGACCCTTATGTCGGTAAGCTGACCTTCTTCCGTGTATACTCCGGCGTGCTCCATTCCGGTTCTTATGTCTTGAACTCGACGAAGGGCAAGCGCGAGCGGATCGGCCGGATCCTGCAGATGCATGCGAACCACCGGGAGGAGATCACGGAGGTATACGCAGGCGATATCGCTGCGGCGGTGGGTTTGAAGGATACCGGTACCGGTGATACACTGTGCGATGAGAAGAACCCGATCATCCTTGAATCGATGACCTTCCCGGATCCGGTTATCGACATCGCGATCGAGCCGAAGTCGAAAGCGGACCAAGACAAGATGGGGATTGCCCTAGCGAAGTTGGCTGAAGAAGATCCGACCTTCCATGCGAGAACAGATGAAGAGACGGGTCAGACGATCATCTCCGGTATGGGTGAGCTTCATCTGGAAGTTATCGTAGACCGTATGCTACGCGAATTTAAGGTCGATGCGAATGTCGGTAAGCCGCAGGTTGCTTATCGCGAGACCTTCCGCAAACCGGCTCGCGTTGAAGGGAAGTTCATCAGACAGTCCGGCGGACGCGGTCAATACGGTCACGTATGGATCGAATTCGAACCGCTGGAGCCAGGTACAGGCTTCGTATTCGAGAGCAAGATCGTCGGCGGTGTCGTTCCTAAGGAATATTTCGGGCCGATCCAAGCGGGGATCGAAGAAGCGATGCAGAACGGTGTTCTTGCCGGCTTCCCGCTGGTAGACATCAAGGCCACACTGGTCGATGGTTCGTACCACGACGTAGACTCCAGCGAGATGGCGTTTAAGATCGCTGGTTCGATGGCCTTGAAGGCAGCGAAGGATCATTGTAACCCTGTACTCCTCGAGCCGATCATGAAAGTTGAAGTGACAGTGCCTGAGGAATACATGGGTGACGTGATGGGTGACCTGAACTCTCGCCGCGGCCGCATCGAAGGTATGGACTCGCGCGGCGGTTCGCAAGTGATCAAGGCGATGGTTCCGCTGGCAGAGATGTTCGGCTACTCGACGACCTTGCGTTCCAAGACACAAGGACGCGGCAGCTACTCGATGGAGATCTCCCATTACGAAGAAGTGCCGAAGAACATCGCGGAAGAGATCATCGCGAAACACCAAGGTGCTTAA
- the rpsG gene encoding 30S ribosomal protein S7, giving the protein MPRKGPVPRRDVLPDPIYNSKLVTRLINRIMIDGKKGVAQRILYNAFEIVRERTGKDPMEVFEAALKNIMPVLEVKARRVGGANYQVPVEVKPERRITLGLRWLVNYARLRGEKTMEERLAAEIIDASNNTGAAVKKREDTHKMAEANKAFAHYRW; this is encoded by the coding sequence ATGCCACGTAAAGGTCCGGTACCACGCAGAGACGTTCTGCCTGATCCGATCTATAACAGCAAGTTGGTAACACGGCTGATCAACCGCATCATGATCGATGGGAAGAAGGGCGTTGCTCAGCGCATCCTGTACAATGCCTTCGAAATCGTCCGCGAACGTACGGGTAAAGATCCGATGGAGGTATTCGAAGCTGCGCTGAAGAACATCATGCCGGTGCTTGAGGTCAAAGCCCGTCGTGTGGGCGGTGCGAACTACCAAGTTCCCGTTGAAGTCAAACCGGAAAGACGCATAACGCTTGGTCTTCGTTGGTTGGTCAACTATGCGCGCTTGCGCGGTGAGAAGACGATGGAAGAGCGTTTAGCGGCAGAGATCATCGATGCCAGCAACAACACTGGCGCAGCAGTTAAGAAGCGTGAGGATACGCATAAGATGGCCGAAGCCAACAAAGCGTTCGCTCACTATCGCTGGTAA
- the rpsL gene encoding 30S ribosomal protein S12, producing the protein MPTINQLVRKGRQSKVSKSKSPALHRGYNAMLRKETHLHSPQKRGVCTRVGTMTPKKPNSALRKYARVRLTNRVEVNAYIPGIGHNLQEHSVVLVRGGRVKDLPGVRYHIVRGALDAAGVNNRMQARSKYGTKRPKENKS; encoded by the coding sequence ATGCCAACAATTAATCAATTGGTTCGCAAGGGTCGTCAAAGCAAGGTGAGCAAGTCGAAGTCGCCTGCTCTGCATAGAGGATATAACGCGATGCTGCGCAAAGAGACGCACCTGCACTCTCCGCAAAAACGAGGTGTGTGCACACGTGTAGGAACGATGACGCCGAAGAAGCCGAACTCTGCGCTTCGTAAATATGCGCGTGTTCGCCTGACGAACCGTGTGGAAGTCAACGCTTATATCCCGGGGATCGGACACAACTTGCAGGAACACAGCGTCGTGCTTGTTCGCGGCGGTCGTGTTAAGGACCTTCCGGGTGTGCGTTATCACATCGTTCGCGGGGCGCTGGATGCAGCGGGCGTGAACAACCGTATGCAGGCTCGTTCCAAGTACGGTACGAAGAGACCGAAAGAGAACAAGAGCTAA
- a CDS encoding 50S ribosomal protein L7ae-like protein, whose translation MSYEKVSQARKLCVGTKQTLKMVELGKAEHVFVAEDADPRITSKVIQLCEKKDVPIIYVDSMRKLGKACGIDVGAAMAASLIE comes from the coding sequence ATGTCTTATGAAAAAGTATCACAGGCTCGTAAGTTATGCGTCGGCACCAAGCAAACGTTGAAAATGGTGGAGCTTGGCAAGGCCGAACATGTATTCGTGGCTGAGGACGCAGATCCGCGCATCACATCGAAGGTGATCCAGCTTTGTGAGAAGAAGGATGTGCCGATCATCTATGTCGATTCCATGCGGAAACTCGGCAAAGCATGCGGCATCGATGTGGGGGCAGCGATGGCAGCTTCACTAATCGAATAG
- the rpoC gene encoding DNA-directed RNA polymerase subunit beta': MTDVNNFEFMKIGLASPDKIRSWSRGEVKKPETINYRTLKPEKEGLFCEKIFGPTKDWECHCGKYKRVRYKGVVCDRCGVEVTRAKVRRERMGHIELAAPVSHIWYFKGIPSRMGLALDMSPRSLEEVIYFASYVVTDPGDTPLEKKQLLSEKEYRSYRERYGYAFQAGMGAEAIKKLLQDIDLDKEVEMLKEELKTAQGQRRNRAIKRLEVLEAFRNSGNRPEWMVLDVLPVIPPELRPMVQLDGGRFATSDLNDLYRRVINRNNRLKRLLDLGAPDIIVQNEKRMLQEAVDALIDNGRRGRPVTGPGNRPLKSLSHMLKGKQGRFRQNLLGKRVDYSGRSVIVVGPSLKMYQCGLPKEMALELFKPFVMKELVNKGLAHNIKSAKRKVERVSPEVWDVLEEVIKEHPVLLNRAPTLHRLGIQAFEPVLVEGKAIKLHPLVCTAYNADFDGDQMAVHVPLSAEAQAEARIMMLASGNILNPKDGKPVVTPSQDMVLGIFYLTMDNPEAKGTGTILSSVHEAISRYQLGELGLHARVAIPARALKKTCFTEEQQNAFLITTVGKLIFNEIFPDSFPYINEPTKENLYNGTPEEYFVYEKGANLKEYMRSMPIKNAIGKDYLGSIISECFRLYETTQTSIILDQIKDLGFTYSTKAGITISISDVVVPEEKARIMEESEQKVQTVMNQYRRGLITNEERYDRIISIWSEAKDEITSILMKSLDRFNSINLMVESKARGNKSQITQLGGMRGLMANPSGRIIELPIKSNFREGLTVLEYFISTHGARKGLADTALRTADSGYLTRRLVDVAQDVIVREDDCGTDKGFTVSRIQDGREVIEDLYDRIEGRYAFETVRHPETGEVLVRPNELIDAATAEKIVRAGIEKVQIRSVLSCRTQHGVCRKCYGRNLATGKHVEIGEAVGIIAAQSIGEPGTQLTMRTFHTGGVAGDDITQGLPRIQELFEARNPKGQAIITEIDGVVKDIRDTKDRREIEIEGEAETKVYAVSFGSRVRVTIGQHVEAGDELTDGSIDPKEMLRIKGIRGVQNYILQEVQRVYRNQGVEINDKHIEVMIRQMLRKIRIIDAGDTNLLPGSFVDIHEYEAANKKALFEGKEPAVAKPVLLGITKASLETDSFLSAASFQETTRVLTDAAIKGKVDQLLGLKENVIIGKLIPAGTGMARYRSITANNVMEQAEENNETDELAEAVSVE; encoded by the coding sequence TTGACGGACGTCAACAATTTCGAATTTATGAAAATCGGTCTAGCATCTCCTGACAAGATCCGCTCTTGGTCGCGCGGTGAGGTGAAGAAGCCGGAGACGATCAACTACCGCACCCTAAAGCCGGAGAAGGAAGGCTTGTTCTGCGAGAAGATCTTCGGACCGACGAAGGACTGGGAATGTCACTGTGGAAAGTACAAACGCGTCCGCTATAAAGGCGTCGTCTGTGATCGCTGCGGTGTAGAAGTAACGCGTGCCAAGGTGCGCCGTGAACGGATGGGGCATATCGAGCTGGCGGCACCGGTATCGCATATCTGGTATTTCAAGGGAATCCCCAGCCGAATGGGGCTGGCGCTTGATATGTCGCCTCGTTCGCTGGAGGAAGTTATCTACTTTGCATCTTATGTTGTAACGGATCCAGGCGATACGCCTCTGGAGAAGAAACAACTGCTCTCGGAGAAGGAATATCGCAGTTATCGCGAGAGATACGGCTATGCCTTCCAAGCAGGCATGGGCGCGGAAGCGATCAAGAAATTGCTGCAAGACATCGATCTGGACAAGGAAGTCGAGATGCTGAAGGAGGAGCTGAAGACCGCGCAGGGTCAGCGCCGTAACCGAGCAATTAAGCGGCTGGAGGTCCTCGAGGCCTTCCGCAACTCCGGCAACCGTCCGGAGTGGATGGTGCTCGATGTGCTTCCTGTCATCCCTCCGGAGCTTCGTCCGATGGTACAGCTGGACGGAGGCCGTTTCGCGACATCGGACCTGAACGATCTGTACCGTCGGGTGATCAACCGCAACAACCGCTTGAAGCGGCTGCTTGACCTTGGTGCTCCTGACATCATCGTTCAGAACGAGAAGCGCATGCTGCAGGAAGCTGTGGATGCGCTCATCGACAACGGCCGCCGCGGCCGCCCTGTGACCGGTCCGGGCAACCGCCCGCTGAAGTCCCTCAGCCATATGCTGAAAGGTAAGCAAGGACGCTTCCGTCAGAACCTGTTAGGGAAACGCGTCGACTATTCCGGCCGTTCGGTTATCGTCGTAGGACCATCGCTGAAGATGTATCAGTGTGGGCTGCCGAAGGAGATGGCGCTTGAGTTGTTCAAGCCTTTCGTGATGAAGGAGCTTGTGAATAAGGGTCTGGCCCATAATATCAAGAGCGCGAAGCGCAAAGTCGAAAGAGTCAGCCCAGAGGTATGGGACGTGCTGGAAGAAGTCATCAAGGAACACCCGGTGCTTCTGAACCGTGCGCCTACGCTGCACAGACTGGGGATCCAAGCCTTCGAGCCCGTCCTGGTAGAAGGCAAGGCAATCAAGCTTCACCCGCTCGTATGTACGGCATACAACGCGGACTTCGACGGCGACCAGATGGCGGTTCACGTGCCGCTGTCTGCTGAAGCGCAAGCTGAAGCCCGCATCATGATGCTGGCATCGGGCAATATCCTGAACCCCAAGGACGGCAAGCCGGTCGTCACGCCTTCGCAGGACATGGTGCTCGGCATCTTCTATCTGACCATGGATAATCCGGAAGCAAAGGGTACGGGTACGATTCTAAGTTCCGTACATGAAGCGATCTCGAGGTATCAGCTCGGCGAGCTTGGTCTGCATGCACGCGTAGCGATTCCGGCAAGGGCGCTGAAAAAGACCTGCTTCACGGAGGAGCAGCAGAACGCATTCCTGATCACAACTGTTGGCAAGCTCATCTTCAATGAGATCTTCCCGGATTCGTTCCCTTATATTAACGAACCGACGAAGGAGAACTTGTACAACGGTACGCCGGAGGAATACTTCGTCTATGAAAAGGGTGCAAACCTCAAGGAATATATGCGTTCCATGCCGATCAAGAACGCGATCGGCAAGGACTATCTGGGATCGATCATCTCGGAGTGCTTCCGTCTCTATGAGACGACGCAGACGTCGATCATCCTCGACCAAATCAAAGATCTCGGATTCACCTATTCGACGAAGGCAGGGATCACCATCTCGATCTCGGACGTCGTCGTACCGGAGGAGAAGGCGCGGATCATGGAAGAATCCGAGCAGAAGGTTCAGACCGTGATGAACCAATACCGCCGCGGTCTCATCACCAACGAAGAGCGCTATGACCGCATCATCAGCATCTGGAGTGAAGCGAAGGATGAGATCACGAGCATCCTGATGAAATCTCTGGACCGCTTCAATTCCATCAACCTGATGGTTGAGTCCAAAGCACGGGGGAACAAATCTCAGATCACCCAGCTTGGCGGAATGCGCGGTCTGATGGCGAACCCGTCCGGACGGATCATCGAGCTTCCGATCAAATCCAACTTCCGCGAAGGTCTGACCGTCCTCGAGTATTTCATCTCGACGCACGGGGCGCGTAAAGGTCTGGCGGATACGGCCCTAAGAACGGCGGACTCCGGTTACCTGACTCGCCGTCTGGTTGACGTTGCCCAGGATGTCATCGTTCGCGAAGACGACTGCGGTACGGACAAGGGCTTCACCGTCAGCCGCATCCAGGATGGCCGCGAAGTGATCGAGGATCTGTACGATCGGATCGAAGGTCGTTATGCATTCGAGACCGTTCGTCATCCGGAGACCGGAGAGGTTCTGGTCAGACCGAACGAACTCATCGATGCGGCAACAGCGGAGAAGATCGTGCGCGCGGGCATCGAGAAGGTGCAGATTCGCTCTGTGCTTAGCTGCCGTACGCAGCACGGGGTGTGCCGCAAGTGCTACGGGCGCAACCTGGCGACCGGCAAGCACGTTGAGATCGGAGAAGCAGTAGGTATCATCGCTGCCCAATCGATCGGCGAACCGGGTACGCAGCTCACGATGCGTACGTTCCACACCGGTGGTGTAGCCGGAGACGACATCACGCAAGGTCTGCCGCGTATCCAGGAGCTGTTCGAGGCGCGTAATCCTAAGGGTCAGGCGATCATCACCGAGATCGACGGTGTCGTCAAAGATATCCGCGATACGAAGGATCGCCGCGAGATCGAGATCGAGGGCGAGGCGGAGACCAAGGTCTATGCGGTGTCGTTTGGTTCCCGCGTGCGGGTAACGATCGGACAACATGTGGAAGCCGGCGATGAACTGACCGATGGATCGATCGACCCGAAAGAGATGCTGCGCATCAAGGGGATCCGCGGTGTTCAGAACTATATCCTGCAAGAAGTTCAGCGCGTATATCGCAACCAGGGTGTTGAGATCAACGATAAGCATATCGAAGTGATGATTCGTCAGATGCTCCGCAAGATTCGGATCATCGACGCGGGAGATACCAATCTGCTCCCCGGCTCGTTCGTTGACATCCATGAATATGAAGCAGCGAACAAGAAAGCACTGTTCGAGGGCAAGGAACCGGCTGTCGCTAAACCTGTGCTGCTCGGGATCACGAAGGCTTCGCTGGAGACGGATTCCTTCCTGTCTGCGGCGTCCTTCCAAGAGACGACTCGTGTCTTGACGGATGCGGCGATCAAGGGCAAGGTTGACCAATTGCTTGGTCTGAAGGAGAACGTCATCATCGGTAAGCTGATCCCGGCGGGTACCGGAATGGCGCGTTATCGCTCGATCACTGCCAACAATGTGATGGAGCAGGCCGAAGAGAACAACGAAACGGATGAGTTGGCGGAAGCAGTATCGGTCGAATAA